A single Branchiostoma floridae strain S238N-H82 chromosome 11, Bfl_VNyyK, whole genome shotgun sequence DNA region contains:
- the LOC118425574 gene encoding CUB and sushi domain-containing protein 2-like isoform X1, whose product MPRLQFLAGILCAAVLLAAGQTPVTPPAESPAADCGGNYTDSFGELLSPQWPQDYGNNASCVYRIIAQPGHSLSLSVNTFSTADIGDTLTVYDGANASSPVIGSYSGHMLGAGDVINSTGSQLYLSFSSDAVNGTGGFNITYRDSFHCEEVTIPLCQTLNYTSAIFPNNLNQNQVDAGLEISQYSPLVQLQCYRYLRQFLCYMYAPPCEGGESARLPCRRLCEAAKSGCGPLMERFGFQWPGNLDCSYLPSENSQTCLGHELLSAPVPSGHSTAEPVSAQPTPVAACPDPGSPDYGSRVGGDFGPGSTVQFSCDDGYTLHGNSSLTCADGSWDGPLPTCRAECGGSITNASTGVLLSPGYPDRYAGNLSCTWFLSAPDGMLLRLLFNNFSLEDGKDFLYVYDENRPGDQPERSLTGTTIPASWLSWTHNITLQLVTNTDTGMGGFSLLYESIPETFCRDPGPILNGVSTSIKVLYSAGQSVSYRCDAGYQLIGNATLTCLQGRQRIWDAAPPVCYAPCGGNLTSANGTIASPTPDPDNAVGRDCYWRVHVDDSFRVMVKFNSFELREIDAYLAIFDGGDLGAAPLANFSSTAPASADVYSTDSQVLVLFHHGPTNSYGNFSLTYIEAQKKHCPDPGTVENGRRYGDDFSIRSSVNYTCDDAYDLEGRETIICKPGNPPMWDYPKPRCVLVKECVDPGIPENGQRDSNDTSVGASVSYSCQQGYTLVGETTLTCRSRPGFRPRWDHQSPVCEEVPIQLCHDPAFLHYGTYTPKTHHYFVGSVVTFSCNSGYVLKGNKTLVCLLGDSRGAKPRWNNAYPTCEKAQVKTSSARSGSNAALGVSLFVVLALLGVGGVVAYKWRRKILELLQKSKTTNIPPSFDNPMYEVPANNTDDGPSIEQSAEA is encoded by the exons ATGCCGAGACTGCAGTTTTTGGCGGGAATTTTGTGCGCTGCCGTGCTCTTGGCGGCGGGACAGACACCTGTGACACCGCCCGCTGAGTCACCCGCAG CAGACTGTGGGGGCAACTACACCGACTCCTTTGGTGAGCTTCTATCACCCCAGTGGCCACAGGACTATGGCAACAACGCCAGCTGTGTCTACCGCATCATCGCCCAGCCTGGCCATTCTCTATCCCTCAGTGTCAACACTTTCTCAACGGCAGACATTGGAGACACCTTGACTGTCTACGACGGCGCGAATGCCAGCTCCCCTGTGATTGGCTCCTACAGTGGTCACATGTTGGGTGCAGGTGATGTCATCAACAGCACAGGCTCTCAGCTGTACTTGAGCTTCTCATCAGATGCTGTTAATGGAACAGGAGGATTTAATATCACTTACAGAG ACTCCTTTCATTGTGAAGAGGTGACCATACCGCTCTGTCAGACCCTTAACTACACCTCAGccattttcccaaacaacctaAACCAGAATCAAGTAGACGCAGGCTTGGAGATCAGCCAATACTCCCCCTTAGTGCAGCTTCAGTGTTACAGATACTTGCGCCAGTTCTTGTGCTACATGTATGCGCCACCCTGTGAAGGTGGGGAAAGTGCGAGACTTCCTTGTCGCAGGCTGTGTGAAGCCGCAAAGTCTGGTTGCGGTCCTCTGATGGAACGGTTTGGATTCCAGTGGCCGGGAAATTTGGACTGTAGCTATCTTCCCTCTGAGAACAGTCAGACATGTTTGGGACACGAACTTCTATCCGCACCTGTTCCTAGTGGTCACTCTACTGCAGAGCCAGTCAGTG CTCAGCCCACCCCAGTTGCAGCCTGCCCTGACCCAGGCAGCCCAGATTACGGCAGCCGTGTTGGAGGGGATTTCGGCCCGGGTTCTACCGTACAGTTCTCCTGTGATGACGGGTACACCCTACATGGTAACTCCTCACTCACCTGTGCCGATGGATCCTGGGATGGTCCATTGCCTACCTGCAGAG CTGAGTGTGGGGGAAGCATCACCAACGCCAGCACAGGTGTGCTCCTCTCACCTGGCTACCCCGACAGGTACGCAGGTAACCTGTCCTGCACCTGGTTCCTGTCTGCACCTGATGGCATGTTGCTCCGACTCCTCTTCAACAACTTCTCACTGGAGGACGGAAAAGACTTTCTCT ATGTGTATGATGAGAACAGGCCAGGTGACCAGCCAGAGAGAAGCCTGACCGGTACTACAATACCGGCTAGCTGGCTAAGCTGGACACACAACATCACCTTACAGCTGGTCACCAACACAGACACAGGCATGGGAGGCTTCTCACTCCTGTATGAAA GCATTCCAGAAACCTTCTGTCGAGACCCCGGGCCCATTCTTAACGGAGTCAGCACTTCCATCAAAGTCCTGTACTCCGCGGGACAGTCGGTGTCGTACCGCTGTGATGCAGGTTACCAACTGATAGGCAATGCAACCCTCACCTGCCTGCAGGGCAGACAGAGGATCTGGGATGCAGCACCCCCTGTCTGCTATG CTCCTTGTGGCGGGAACTTGACCTCTGCTAACGGCACAATTGCGTCCCCGACCCCTGACCCCGACAACGCTGTCGGCAGGGATTGCTACTGGCGGGTGCACGTGGACGACAGCTTCAGGGTGATGGTCAAGTTCAACAG ctTTGAACTCCGAGAGATTGATGCATACCTGGCCATCTTTGATGGTGGGGACCTCGGTGCAGCTCCCCTAGCAAACTTCAGCAGTACTGCACCTGCCTCAGCAGATGTGTACAGCACAGATAGCCAGGTCCTCGTCCTGTTCCACCATGGACCCACCAACAGCTATGGCAACTTCAGTCTCACATATATTG AGGCGCAGAAGAAGCATTGCCCAGACCCAGGGACTGTGGAAAATGGTCGAAGGTACGGGGATGACTTCAGCATTCGCTCCTCCGTCAACTACACCTGTGACGATGCCTACGACCTTGAGGGCCGAGAGACAATCATCTGCAAGCCTGGTAACCCACCCATGTGGGACTACCCAAAACCCAGATGTGTACTAG TGAAAGAGTGTGTGGACCCGGGAATCCCAGAGAATGGCCAGCGGGACTCGAATGACACCAGTGTGGGAGCATCCGTGTCCTACTCCTGTCAGCAGGGGTACACGCTGGTGGGGGAGACCACTCTGACCTGCAGGAGCCGCCCCGGCTTCAGGCCTAGGTGGGACCACCAGTCTCCAGTGTGTGAAG AGGTTCCCATCCAGCTATGCCATGACCCAGCGTTCCTCCACTATGGAACGTACACCCCTAAAACCCACCACTACTTTGTGGGCTCTGTTGTCACCTTCTCCTGTAACTCGGGTTATGTACTGAAGGGTAACAAGACCCTCGTCTGTTTACTGGGTGACTCCCGCGGTGCCAAGCCACGCTGGAATAATGCTTACCCTACGTGTGAAA AAGCCCAGGTGAAGACCAGCAGTGCTCGCTCTGGCAGCAATGCCGCCCTGGGGGTCAGTCTGTTTGTGGTGCTAGCACTACTGGGAGTCGGTGGTGTGGTTGCTTACAAATGGAG ACGCAAGATCCTAGAACTTCTGCAGAAGTCGAAGACCACCAACATCCCTCCCTCATTCGACAATCCCATGTATGAGGTGCCTGCTAATAAC ACTGATGATGGCCCAAGTATAGAGCAAAGTGCGGAAGCGTAG
- the LOC118425574 gene encoding CUB and sushi domain-containing protein 2-like isoform X4, producing MPRLQFLAGILCAAVLLAAGQTPVTPPAESPAADCGGNYTDSFGELLSPQWPQDYGNNASCVYRIIAQPGHSLSLSVNTFSTADIGDTLTVYDGANASSPVIGSYSGHMLGAGDVINSTGSQLYLSFSSDAVNGTGGFNITYRDSFHCEEVTIPLCQTLNYTSAIFPNNLNQNQVDAGLEISQYSPLVQLQCYRYLRQFLCYMYAPPCEGGESARLPCRRLCEAAKSGCGPLMERFGFQWPGNLDCSYLPSENSQTCLGHELLSAPVPSGHSTAEPVSAQPTPVAACPDPGSPDYGSRVGGDFGPGSTVQFSCDDGYTLHGNSSLTCADGSWDGPLPTCRAECGGSITNASTGVLLSPGYPDRYAGNLSCTWFLSAPDGMLLRLLFNNFSLEDGKDFLYVYDENRPGDQPERSLTGTTIPASWLSWTHNITLQLVTNTDTGMGGFSLLYESIPETFCRDPGPILNGVSTSIKVLYSAGQSVSYRCDAGYQLIGNATLTCLQGRQRIWDAAPPVCYAPCGGNLTSANGTIASPTPDPDNAVGRDCYWRVHVDDSFRVMVKFNSFELREIDAYLAIFDGGDLGAAPLANFSSTAPASADVYSTDSQVLVLFHHGPTNSYGNFSLTYIEAQKKHCPDPGTVENGRRYGDDFSIRSSVNYTCDDAYDLEGRETIICKPGNPPMWDYPKPRCVLVKECVDPGIPENGQRDSNDTSVGASVSYSCQQGYTLVGETTLTCRSRPGFRPRWDHQSPVCEEVPIQLCHDPAFLHYGTYTPKTHHYFVGSVVTFSCNSGYVLKGNKTLVCLLGDSRGAKPRWNNAYPTCETDRLEKERGIALEAAGIAVAIFVSVSIAVSVYQHRRKILELLQKSKTTNIPPSFDNPMYEVPANNTDDGPSIEQSAEA from the exons ATGCCGAGACTGCAGTTTTTGGCGGGAATTTTGTGCGCTGCCGTGCTCTTGGCGGCGGGACAGACACCTGTGACACCGCCCGCTGAGTCACCCGCAG CAGACTGTGGGGGCAACTACACCGACTCCTTTGGTGAGCTTCTATCACCCCAGTGGCCACAGGACTATGGCAACAACGCCAGCTGTGTCTACCGCATCATCGCCCAGCCTGGCCATTCTCTATCCCTCAGTGTCAACACTTTCTCAACGGCAGACATTGGAGACACCTTGACTGTCTACGACGGCGCGAATGCCAGCTCCCCTGTGATTGGCTCCTACAGTGGTCACATGTTGGGTGCAGGTGATGTCATCAACAGCACAGGCTCTCAGCTGTACTTGAGCTTCTCATCAGATGCTGTTAATGGAACAGGAGGATTTAATATCACTTACAGAG ACTCCTTTCATTGTGAAGAGGTGACCATACCGCTCTGTCAGACCCTTAACTACACCTCAGccattttcccaaacaacctaAACCAGAATCAAGTAGACGCAGGCTTGGAGATCAGCCAATACTCCCCCTTAGTGCAGCTTCAGTGTTACAGATACTTGCGCCAGTTCTTGTGCTACATGTATGCGCCACCCTGTGAAGGTGGGGAAAGTGCGAGACTTCCTTGTCGCAGGCTGTGTGAAGCCGCAAAGTCTGGTTGCGGTCCTCTGATGGAACGGTTTGGATTCCAGTGGCCGGGAAATTTGGACTGTAGCTATCTTCCCTCTGAGAACAGTCAGACATGTTTGGGACACGAACTTCTATCCGCACCTGTTCCTAGTGGTCACTCTACTGCAGAGCCAGTCAGTG CTCAGCCCACCCCAGTTGCAGCCTGCCCTGACCCAGGCAGCCCAGATTACGGCAGCCGTGTTGGAGGGGATTTCGGCCCGGGTTCTACCGTACAGTTCTCCTGTGATGACGGGTACACCCTACATGGTAACTCCTCACTCACCTGTGCCGATGGATCCTGGGATGGTCCATTGCCTACCTGCAGAG CTGAGTGTGGGGGAAGCATCACCAACGCCAGCACAGGTGTGCTCCTCTCACCTGGCTACCCCGACAGGTACGCAGGTAACCTGTCCTGCACCTGGTTCCTGTCTGCACCTGATGGCATGTTGCTCCGACTCCTCTTCAACAACTTCTCACTGGAGGACGGAAAAGACTTTCTCT ATGTGTATGATGAGAACAGGCCAGGTGACCAGCCAGAGAGAAGCCTGACCGGTACTACAATACCGGCTAGCTGGCTAAGCTGGACACACAACATCACCTTACAGCTGGTCACCAACACAGACACAGGCATGGGAGGCTTCTCACTCCTGTATGAAA GCATTCCAGAAACCTTCTGTCGAGACCCCGGGCCCATTCTTAACGGAGTCAGCACTTCCATCAAAGTCCTGTACTCCGCGGGACAGTCGGTGTCGTACCGCTGTGATGCAGGTTACCAACTGATAGGCAATGCAACCCTCACCTGCCTGCAGGGCAGACAGAGGATCTGGGATGCAGCACCCCCTGTCTGCTATG CTCCTTGTGGCGGGAACTTGACCTCTGCTAACGGCACAATTGCGTCCCCGACCCCTGACCCCGACAACGCTGTCGGCAGGGATTGCTACTGGCGGGTGCACGTGGACGACAGCTTCAGGGTGATGGTCAAGTTCAACAG ctTTGAACTCCGAGAGATTGATGCATACCTGGCCATCTTTGATGGTGGGGACCTCGGTGCAGCTCCCCTAGCAAACTTCAGCAGTACTGCACCTGCCTCAGCAGATGTGTACAGCACAGATAGCCAGGTCCTCGTCCTGTTCCACCATGGACCCACCAACAGCTATGGCAACTTCAGTCTCACATATATTG AGGCGCAGAAGAAGCATTGCCCAGACCCAGGGACTGTGGAAAATGGTCGAAGGTACGGGGATGACTTCAGCATTCGCTCCTCCGTCAACTACACCTGTGACGATGCCTACGACCTTGAGGGCCGAGAGACAATCATCTGCAAGCCTGGTAACCCACCCATGTGGGACTACCCAAAACCCAGATGTGTACTAG TGAAAGAGTGTGTGGACCCGGGAATCCCAGAGAATGGCCAGCGGGACTCGAATGACACCAGTGTGGGAGCATCCGTGTCCTACTCCTGTCAGCAGGGGTACACGCTGGTGGGGGAGACCACTCTGACCTGCAGGAGCCGCCCCGGCTTCAGGCCTAGGTGGGACCACCAGTCTCCAGTGTGTGAAG AGGTTCCCATCCAGCTATGCCATGACCCAGCGTTCCTCCACTATGGAACGTACACCCCTAAAACCCACCACTACTTTGTGGGCTCTGTTGTCACCTTCTCCTGTAACTCGGGTTATGTACTGAAGGGTAACAAGACCCTCGTCTGTTTACTGGGTGACTCCCGCGGTGCCAAGCCACGCTGGAATAATGCTTACCCTACGTGTGAAA CAGACAGACTTGAGAAAGAGCGGGGCATAGCCCTGGAGGCAGCTGGCATTGCAGTAGCCATATTTGTGTCGGTATCTATCGCTGTTTCTGTCTACCAGCACAG ACGCAAGATCCTAGAACTTCTGCAGAAGTCGAAGACCACCAACATCCCTCCCTCATTCGACAATCCCATGTATGAGGTGCCTGCTAATAAC ACTGATGATGGCCCAAGTATAGAGCAAAGTGCGGAAGCGTAG
- the LOC118425574 gene encoding CUB and sushi domain-containing protein 2-like isoform X3, giving the protein MPRLQFLAGILCAAVLLAAGQTPVTPPAESPAADCGGNYTDSFGELLSPQWPQDYGNNASCVYRIIAQPGHSLSLSVNTFSTADIGDTLTVYDGANASSPVIGSYSGHMLGAGDVINSTGSQLYLSFSSDAVNGTGGFNITYRDSFHCEEVTIPLCQTLNYTSAIFPNNLNQNQVDAGLEISQYSPLVQLQCYRYLRQFLCYMYAPPCEGGESARLPCRRLCEAAKSGCGPLMERFGFQWPGNLDCSYLPSENSQTCLGHELLSAPVPSGHSTAEPVSAQPTPVAACPDPGSPDYGSRVGGDFGPGSTVQFSCDDGYTLHGNSSLTCADGSWDGPLPTCRAECGGSITNASTGVLLSPGYPDRYAGNLSCTWFLSAPDGMLLRLLFNNFSLEDGKDFLYVYDENRPGDQPERSLTGTTIPASWLSWTHNITLQLVTNTDTGMGGFSLLYESIPETFCRDPGPILNGVSTSIKVLYSAGQSVSYRCDAGYQLIGNATLTCLQGRQRIWDAAPPVCYAPCGGNLTSANGTIASPTPDPDNAVGRDCYWRVHVDDSFRVMVKFNSFELREIDAYLAIFDGGDLGAAPLANFSSTAPASADVYSTDSQVLVLFHHGPTNSYGNFSLTYIEAQKKHCPDPGTVENGRRYGDDFSIRSSVNYTCDDAYDLEGRETIICKPGNPPMWDYPKPRCVLVKECVDPGIPENGQRDSNDTSVGASVSYSCQQGYTLVGETTLTCRSRPGFRPRWDHQSPVCEEVPIQLCHDPAFLHYGTYTPKTHHYFVGSVVTFSCNSGYVLKGNKTLVCLLGDSRGAKPRWNNAYPTCETPAHSGYVNEGIRAGSITVIFLLALGGLVIGYKKVLRRKILELLQKSKTTNIPPSFDNPMYEVPANNTDDGPSIEQSAEA; this is encoded by the exons ATGCCGAGACTGCAGTTTTTGGCGGGAATTTTGTGCGCTGCCGTGCTCTTGGCGGCGGGACAGACACCTGTGACACCGCCCGCTGAGTCACCCGCAG CAGACTGTGGGGGCAACTACACCGACTCCTTTGGTGAGCTTCTATCACCCCAGTGGCCACAGGACTATGGCAACAACGCCAGCTGTGTCTACCGCATCATCGCCCAGCCTGGCCATTCTCTATCCCTCAGTGTCAACACTTTCTCAACGGCAGACATTGGAGACACCTTGACTGTCTACGACGGCGCGAATGCCAGCTCCCCTGTGATTGGCTCCTACAGTGGTCACATGTTGGGTGCAGGTGATGTCATCAACAGCACAGGCTCTCAGCTGTACTTGAGCTTCTCATCAGATGCTGTTAATGGAACAGGAGGATTTAATATCACTTACAGAG ACTCCTTTCATTGTGAAGAGGTGACCATACCGCTCTGTCAGACCCTTAACTACACCTCAGccattttcccaaacaacctaAACCAGAATCAAGTAGACGCAGGCTTGGAGATCAGCCAATACTCCCCCTTAGTGCAGCTTCAGTGTTACAGATACTTGCGCCAGTTCTTGTGCTACATGTATGCGCCACCCTGTGAAGGTGGGGAAAGTGCGAGACTTCCTTGTCGCAGGCTGTGTGAAGCCGCAAAGTCTGGTTGCGGTCCTCTGATGGAACGGTTTGGATTCCAGTGGCCGGGAAATTTGGACTGTAGCTATCTTCCCTCTGAGAACAGTCAGACATGTTTGGGACACGAACTTCTATCCGCACCTGTTCCTAGTGGTCACTCTACTGCAGAGCCAGTCAGTG CTCAGCCCACCCCAGTTGCAGCCTGCCCTGACCCAGGCAGCCCAGATTACGGCAGCCGTGTTGGAGGGGATTTCGGCCCGGGTTCTACCGTACAGTTCTCCTGTGATGACGGGTACACCCTACATGGTAACTCCTCACTCACCTGTGCCGATGGATCCTGGGATGGTCCATTGCCTACCTGCAGAG CTGAGTGTGGGGGAAGCATCACCAACGCCAGCACAGGTGTGCTCCTCTCACCTGGCTACCCCGACAGGTACGCAGGTAACCTGTCCTGCACCTGGTTCCTGTCTGCACCTGATGGCATGTTGCTCCGACTCCTCTTCAACAACTTCTCACTGGAGGACGGAAAAGACTTTCTCT ATGTGTATGATGAGAACAGGCCAGGTGACCAGCCAGAGAGAAGCCTGACCGGTACTACAATACCGGCTAGCTGGCTAAGCTGGACACACAACATCACCTTACAGCTGGTCACCAACACAGACACAGGCATGGGAGGCTTCTCACTCCTGTATGAAA GCATTCCAGAAACCTTCTGTCGAGACCCCGGGCCCATTCTTAACGGAGTCAGCACTTCCATCAAAGTCCTGTACTCCGCGGGACAGTCGGTGTCGTACCGCTGTGATGCAGGTTACCAACTGATAGGCAATGCAACCCTCACCTGCCTGCAGGGCAGACAGAGGATCTGGGATGCAGCACCCCCTGTCTGCTATG CTCCTTGTGGCGGGAACTTGACCTCTGCTAACGGCACAATTGCGTCCCCGACCCCTGACCCCGACAACGCTGTCGGCAGGGATTGCTACTGGCGGGTGCACGTGGACGACAGCTTCAGGGTGATGGTCAAGTTCAACAG ctTTGAACTCCGAGAGATTGATGCATACCTGGCCATCTTTGATGGTGGGGACCTCGGTGCAGCTCCCCTAGCAAACTTCAGCAGTACTGCACCTGCCTCAGCAGATGTGTACAGCACAGATAGCCAGGTCCTCGTCCTGTTCCACCATGGACCCACCAACAGCTATGGCAACTTCAGTCTCACATATATTG AGGCGCAGAAGAAGCATTGCCCAGACCCAGGGACTGTGGAAAATGGTCGAAGGTACGGGGATGACTTCAGCATTCGCTCCTCCGTCAACTACACCTGTGACGATGCCTACGACCTTGAGGGCCGAGAGACAATCATCTGCAAGCCTGGTAACCCACCCATGTGGGACTACCCAAAACCCAGATGTGTACTAG TGAAAGAGTGTGTGGACCCGGGAATCCCAGAGAATGGCCAGCGGGACTCGAATGACACCAGTGTGGGAGCATCCGTGTCCTACTCCTGTCAGCAGGGGTACACGCTGGTGGGGGAGACCACTCTGACCTGCAGGAGCCGCCCCGGCTTCAGGCCTAGGTGGGACCACCAGTCTCCAGTGTGTGAAG AGGTTCCCATCCAGCTATGCCATGACCCAGCGTTCCTCCACTATGGAACGTACACCCCTAAAACCCACCACTACTTTGTGGGCTCTGTTGTCACCTTCTCCTGTAACTCGGGTTATGTACTGAAGGGTAACAAGACCCTCGTCTGTTTACTGGGTGACTCCCGCGGTGCCAAGCCACGCTGGAATAATGCTTACCCTACGTGTGAAA CTCCGGCTCACTCTGGGTATGTAAATGAAGGTATTCGTGCCGGGAGCATTACTGTTATCTTTCTACTGGCTCTGGGAGGGCTTGTCATTGGTTACAAGAAGGTCTTAAG ACGCAAGATCCTAGAACTTCTGCAGAAGTCGAAGACCACCAACATCCCTCCCTCATTCGACAATCCCATGTATGAGGTGCCTGCTAATAAC ACTGATGATGGCCCAAGTATAGAGCAAAGTGCGGAAGCGTAG
- the LOC118425574 gene encoding CUB and sushi domain-containing protein 1-like isoform X2, whose translation MPRLQFLAGILCAAVLLAAGQTPVTPPAESPADCGGNYTDSFGELLSPQWPQDYGNNASCVYRIIAQPGHSLSLSVNTFSTADIGDTLTVYDGANASSPVIGSYSGHMLGAGDVINSTGSQLYLSFSSDAVNGTGGFNITYRDSFHCEEVTIPLCQTLNYTSAIFPNNLNQNQVDAGLEISQYSPLVQLQCYRYLRQFLCYMYAPPCEGGESARLPCRRLCEAAKSGCGPLMERFGFQWPGNLDCSYLPSENSQTCLGHELLSAPVPSGHSTAEPVSAQPTPVAACPDPGSPDYGSRVGGDFGPGSTVQFSCDDGYTLHGNSSLTCADGSWDGPLPTCRAECGGSITNASTGVLLSPGYPDRYAGNLSCTWFLSAPDGMLLRLLFNNFSLEDGKDFLYVYDENRPGDQPERSLTGTTIPASWLSWTHNITLQLVTNTDTGMGGFSLLYESIPETFCRDPGPILNGVSTSIKVLYSAGQSVSYRCDAGYQLIGNATLTCLQGRQRIWDAAPPVCYAPCGGNLTSANGTIASPTPDPDNAVGRDCYWRVHVDDSFRVMVKFNSFELREIDAYLAIFDGGDLGAAPLANFSSTAPASADVYSTDSQVLVLFHHGPTNSYGNFSLTYIEAQKKHCPDPGTVENGRRYGDDFSIRSSVNYTCDDAYDLEGRETIICKPGNPPMWDYPKPRCVLVKECVDPGIPENGQRDSNDTSVGASVSYSCQQGYTLVGETTLTCRSRPGFRPRWDHQSPVCEEVPIQLCHDPAFLHYGTYTPKTHHYFVGSVVTFSCNSGYVLKGNKTLVCLLGDSRGAKPRWNNAYPTCEKAQVKTSSARSGSNAALGVSLFVVLALLGVGGVVAYKWRRKILELLQKSKTTNIPPSFDNPMYEVPANNTDDGPSIEQSAEA comes from the exons ATGCCGAGACTGCAGTTTTTGGCGGGAATTTTGTGCGCTGCCGTGCTCTTGGCGGCGGGACAGACACCTGTGACACCGCCCGCTGAGTCACCCGCAG ACTGTGGGGGCAACTACACCGACTCCTTTGGTGAGCTTCTATCACCCCAGTGGCCACAGGACTATGGCAACAACGCCAGCTGTGTCTACCGCATCATCGCCCAGCCTGGCCATTCTCTATCCCTCAGTGTCAACACTTTCTCAACGGCAGACATTGGAGACACCTTGACTGTCTACGACGGCGCGAATGCCAGCTCCCCTGTGATTGGCTCCTACAGTGGTCACATGTTGGGTGCAGGTGATGTCATCAACAGCACAGGCTCTCAGCTGTACTTGAGCTTCTCATCAGATGCTGTTAATGGAACAGGAGGATTTAATATCACTTACAGAG ACTCCTTTCATTGTGAAGAGGTGACCATACCGCTCTGTCAGACCCTTAACTACACCTCAGccattttcccaaacaacctaAACCAGAATCAAGTAGACGCAGGCTTGGAGATCAGCCAATACTCCCCCTTAGTGCAGCTTCAGTGTTACAGATACTTGCGCCAGTTCTTGTGCTACATGTATGCGCCACCCTGTGAAGGTGGGGAAAGTGCGAGACTTCCTTGTCGCAGGCTGTGTGAAGCCGCAAAGTCTGGTTGCGGTCCTCTGATGGAACGGTTTGGATTCCAGTGGCCGGGAAATTTGGACTGTAGCTATCTTCCCTCTGAGAACAGTCAGACATGTTTGGGACACGAACTTCTATCCGCACCTGTTCCTAGTGGTCACTCTACTGCAGAGCCAGTCAGTG CTCAGCCCACCCCAGTTGCAGCCTGCCCTGACCCAGGCAGCCCAGATTACGGCAGCCGTGTTGGAGGGGATTTCGGCCCGGGTTCTACCGTACAGTTCTCCTGTGATGACGGGTACACCCTACATGGTAACTCCTCACTCACCTGTGCCGATGGATCCTGGGATGGTCCATTGCCTACCTGCAGAG CTGAGTGTGGGGGAAGCATCACCAACGCCAGCACAGGTGTGCTCCTCTCACCTGGCTACCCCGACAGGTACGCAGGTAACCTGTCCTGCACCTGGTTCCTGTCTGCACCTGATGGCATGTTGCTCCGACTCCTCTTCAACAACTTCTCACTGGAGGACGGAAAAGACTTTCTCT ATGTGTATGATGAGAACAGGCCAGGTGACCAGCCAGAGAGAAGCCTGACCGGTACTACAATACCGGCTAGCTGGCTAAGCTGGACACACAACATCACCTTACAGCTGGTCACCAACACAGACACAGGCATGGGAGGCTTCTCACTCCTGTATGAAA GCATTCCAGAAACCTTCTGTCGAGACCCCGGGCCCATTCTTAACGGAGTCAGCACTTCCATCAAAGTCCTGTACTCCGCGGGACAGTCGGTGTCGTACCGCTGTGATGCAGGTTACCAACTGATAGGCAATGCAACCCTCACCTGCCTGCAGGGCAGACAGAGGATCTGGGATGCAGCACCCCCTGTCTGCTATG CTCCTTGTGGCGGGAACTTGACCTCTGCTAACGGCACAATTGCGTCCCCGACCCCTGACCCCGACAACGCTGTCGGCAGGGATTGCTACTGGCGGGTGCACGTGGACGACAGCTTCAGGGTGATGGTCAAGTTCAACAG ctTTGAACTCCGAGAGATTGATGCATACCTGGCCATCTTTGATGGTGGGGACCTCGGTGCAGCTCCCCTAGCAAACTTCAGCAGTACTGCACCTGCCTCAGCAGATGTGTACAGCACAGATAGCCAGGTCCTCGTCCTGTTCCACCATGGACCCACCAACAGCTATGGCAACTTCAGTCTCACATATATTG AGGCGCAGAAGAAGCATTGCCCAGACCCAGGGACTGTGGAAAATGGTCGAAGGTACGGGGATGACTTCAGCATTCGCTCCTCCGTCAACTACACCTGTGACGATGCCTACGACCTTGAGGGCCGAGAGACAATCATCTGCAAGCCTGGTAACCCACCCATGTGGGACTACCCAAAACCCAGATGTGTACTAG TGAAAGAGTGTGTGGACCCGGGAATCCCAGAGAATGGCCAGCGGGACTCGAATGACACCAGTGTGGGAGCATCCGTGTCCTACTCCTGTCAGCAGGGGTACACGCTGGTGGGGGAGACCACTCTGACCTGCAGGAGCCGCCCCGGCTTCAGGCCTAGGTGGGACCACCAGTCTCCAGTGTGTGAAG AGGTTCCCATCCAGCTATGCCATGACCCAGCGTTCCTCCACTATGGAACGTACACCCCTAAAACCCACCACTACTTTGTGGGCTCTGTTGTCACCTTCTCCTGTAACTCGGGTTATGTACTGAAGGGTAACAAGACCCTCGTCTGTTTACTGGGTGACTCCCGCGGTGCCAAGCCACGCTGGAATAATGCTTACCCTACGTGTGAAA AAGCCCAGGTGAAGACCAGCAGTGCTCGCTCTGGCAGCAATGCCGCCCTGGGGGTCAGTCTGTTTGTGGTGCTAGCACTACTGGGAGTCGGTGGTGTGGTTGCTTACAAATGGAG ACGCAAGATCCTAGAACTTCTGCAGAAGTCGAAGACCACCAACATCCCTCCCTCATTCGACAATCCCATGTATGAGGTGCCTGCTAATAAC ACTGATGATGGCCCAAGTATAGAGCAAAGTGCGGAAGCGTAG